In Xyrauchen texanus isolate HMW12.3.18 chromosome 45, RBS_HiC_50CHRs, whole genome shotgun sequence, a single window of DNA contains:
- the LOC127637545 gene encoding protein mono-ADP-ribosyltransferase PARP12-like: protein MSVYSPIIHYATSILCSNKGSMEISELHRRVIQRFEITEEVFWYMIKKCARFTVVQSRASKDDGEPDCIVAAKTSLRLCKKYSKNECYECQDLHLCKYFVYGNCRYGKGRKECKFSHNIQSEHNYPLLRECTLHELNEDDLFLLLLQNDPSLLPEVCAHYNKGTGLFGACTFMERCTKVHICQHFVQDDCLFGPKCKRQHSIDENSHRMLQERGLSGEIIHDLPYIYQNVQRLNSQAQQSDLISEQGVKPVAQIEKNEICLHFIRRKCKFQDQCVLVHFNLPYKWEVYDGKGWRDLRNMEEIERAYCDPKNERSPGSKPVDFVSMKRGRNPVRRLSTVSSISKPAHYILTTEWIWYYKGDHENWIEYGQPDDKQRMTSITSQELEKAYLEDSTAEVPVIKGNRHYYISFQDMYQRNPKHNTKRRVLRRPRFVSINEVESKAAQ, encoded by the exons ATGTCGGTCTACTCGCCGATCATACATTATGCCACCAGCATATTATGCAGCAATAAAGGCTCAATGGAGATATCTGAGCTGCACCGGAGAGTTATTCAGCGCTTTGAAATCACAGAAGAAGTGTTTTGGTACATGATTAAAAAATGCGCCCGGTTCACAGTAGTCCAGAGCAGAGCTAGTAAAGATGATGGGGAGCCCGACTGCATCGTTGCCGCGAAAACATCGCTCAGACTGTGCAAGAAATATTCCAAGAATGAATGTTACGAGTGTCAGGATTTACACCTGTGCAAGTATTTTGTTTATGGCAATTGCAGATATGGGAAGGGAAG GAAGGAGTGTAAATTCTCCCATAATATTCAGTCAGAACATAACTATCCATTGCTGCGGGAGTGTACACTTCATGAACTGAATGAAGACGATCTCTTCCTGCTTCTGCTACAGAATGATCCTTCCCTTCTACCTGAG GTGTGTGCTCACTACAATAAAGGCACAGGCCTTTTTGGGGCCTGTACCTTTATGGAGCGCTGCACCAAGGTGCACATTTGTCAGCACTTTGTGCAAGATGACTGTCTGTTCGGCCCGAAGTGTAAACGGCAACACAGCATTGACGAAAACAGCCACAGAATGCTGCAGGAACGTGGTCTCAGTGGCGAAATCATCCACGACCTGCCCTACATATACCAGAACGTTCAACGTCTGAACTCACAAGCTCAACAAAGTG ATTTGATATCTGAACAAGGGGTCAAACCAGTCGCTCAGATAGAGAAGAATGAAATTTGTCTCCACTTCATAAGACGAAAATGCAAATTTCAGG ATCAGTGCGTTCTTGTCCACTTCAATCTTCCATATAAATGGGAGGTTTATGATGGGAAAGGTTGGAGGGATTTGAGAAACATGGAGGAAATAGAGCGAGCCTACTGCGACCCCAAGAATGAACgcag TCCAGGCTCAAAGCCTGTGGATTTTGTGTCCATGAAAAGGGGTCGCAACCCTGTGCGGAGACTCTCAACGGTCTCTTCCATCTCTAAACCTGCCCACTACATCCTGACAACAGAGTGGATTTGGTACTACAAAGGAGATCATGAGAATTGGATAGAGTATGGCCAACCG GATGATAAACAACGTATGACATCCATAACATCGCAGGAGCTGGAGAAAGCTTATTTAGAAGACAGCACTGCAGAAGTTCCTGTCATTAAGGGCAACAGGCATTACTATATCAGCTTCCAAG ATATGTATCAAAGGAACCCCAAACACAACACAAAGAGAAGAGTGCTTAGACGACCACGCTTTGTGTCTATCAATGAGGTGGAGAGTAAAGCAGCCCAGtga